The following coding sequences are from one Novosphingobium sp. Gsoil 351 window:
- the ybeY gene encoding rRNA maturation RNase YbeY produces MDDSPQIQLDVDPVWGQETDWEALASRAARAAAKVAPELAHDNLLVSLVLGDDAEVQTLNRQWRAKDKPTNVLSFPMLSREEVLHAAGDDANEGMLGDLILAHGVCAREAADKGIAVADHAAHLIVHGLLHLAGHDHETGEAAAHDMEALETKALALMGIADPYRDAA; encoded by the coding sequence TTGGACGACTCGCCGCAAATCCAGCTCGATGTCGATCCCGTCTGGGGCCAGGAGACCGACTGGGAAGCGCTCGCGTCGCGCGCGGCGCGGGCCGCGGCCAAAGTCGCCCCCGAACTTGCGCACGACAACCTGTTGGTCAGCCTGGTGCTGGGCGACGACGCCGAGGTCCAGACGCTCAACCGGCAGTGGCGGGCCAAGGACAAGCCGACCAACGTTCTGTCGTTCCCCATGCTCAGCCGCGAGGAAGTGCTCCACGCGGCGGGGGACGACGCCAACGAGGGCATGCTCGGCGATCTGATCCTCGCCCACGGCGTGTGCGCTCGCGAGGCGGCGGACAAGGGCATCGCGGTGGCCGACCACGCCGCGCACCTGATCGTCCACGGCTTGCTCCACCTCGCCGGCCACGATCACGAGACCGGCGAGGCCGCGGCGCACGATATGGAGGCGCTGGAAACGAAGGCCCTTGCGCTGATGGGCATCGCTGACCCATATCGCGACGCAGCATAA
- a CDS encoding PhoH family protein: MARKPARAYESAHLRPEDLRGASRRARAELDFDEPGVLGALFGQFDANLVQLENRLGVYIGARGNHVQIEGTEDAVARARDVLRGLHQRLLSGLEIDAGAVEALIAMSSEPTLEGIVDGTGVDMLGNPPIMIRTRRKTIVPRSAMQIDYMRALASHDIIFALGPAGTGKTYLAVAQAVSQLMTGSVQRLILSRPAVEAGERLGFLPGDMKEKVDPYLRPLYDALYDCMPPEQVERRIASGEIEIAPIAFMRGRTLADAFVILDEAQNTTPAQMKMFLTRFGQNSRMVVCGDPRQVDIPGGDAMSGLKDAVERLEGVEGLATIRFTRADVVRHPIVGRIVEAYEGPGS; this comes from the coding sequence ATGGCCCGCAAACCCGCTCGCGCCTATGAATCGGCGCATCTCCGCCCGGAAGACCTGCGCGGCGCCAGCCGCCGCGCCCGGGCCGAGCTGGACTTCGACGAACCCGGCGTGCTCGGCGCCTTGTTCGGCCAGTTTGACGCCAACCTGGTCCAGCTCGAAAACCGGCTCGGCGTCTATATCGGGGCGCGCGGCAACCATGTGCAGATCGAAGGCACCGAGGATGCGGTCGCGCGCGCTCGCGACGTTCTGCGCGGGTTGCATCAGCGCCTGCTCTCGGGGCTGGAGATCGACGCGGGAGCGGTCGAGGCGCTGATCGCGATGTCGTCCGAACCCACGCTGGAAGGGATCGTCGACGGCACCGGAGTCGACATGCTCGGCAACCCGCCGATCATGATCCGCACCCGGCGCAAGACCATCGTGCCGCGCAGCGCGATGCAGATCGACTACATGCGCGCGCTGGCCAGCCATGACATCATCTTCGCGCTGGGCCCGGCGGGCACCGGCAAGACCTATCTCGCGGTGGCCCAGGCGGTCAGCCAGTTGATGACCGGCAGCGTCCAGCGGCTGATCCTCAGCCGCCCCGCGGTCGAGGCAGGCGAACGCCTCGGGTTCCTGCCCGGCGACATGAAGGAGAAGGTCGATCCTTATCTCCGCCCGCTCTACGACGCCTTGTACGATTGCATGCCTCCCGAACAGGTCGAGCGGCGCATCGCCAGCGGCGAGATCGAGATCGCGCCCATCGCGTTTATGCGCGGGCGCACGCTCGCCGATGCCTTCGTGATCCTGGATGAGGCGCAGAACACCACGCCCGCGCAGATGAAGATGTTCCTCACCCGCTTCGGCCAGAACAGCCGGATGGTGGTCTGCGGCGATCCGCGCCAGGTCGATATTCCAGGCGGCGATGCGATGAGCGGGCTCAAGGACGCGGTCGAACGGCTCGAGGGGGTCGAAGGTCTCGCCACCATCCGCTTCACCCGCGCCGACGTGGTCCGCCATCCGATCGTCGGGCGGATCGTGGAAGCGTACGAGGGGCCGGGCAGCTAG
- a CDS encoding DUF2141 domain-containing protein, whose translation MLQPRRLSAAALVLTAATAFAAPAAAAPAGCLGTPSDTWLNVSIEGLRNGEGLVNVAVYPDDPRQFLVKGGTIKNNRFNASAPVTRACVFVPKPGVYAIAVYHDQDASRKLNRSGLGLPTEGYGFSNNPATLAGLPAFRSVRLNVPKAGLTTHIRMKYP comes from the coding sequence ATGCTTCAGCCGAGACGTCTTAGCGCCGCGGCCCTGGTTCTAACCGCCGCCACCGCGTTCGCCGCACCTGCCGCGGCTGCGCCCGCCGGCTGCCTGGGCACGCCCAGCGACACCTGGCTCAATGTTTCGATCGAAGGCCTGCGCAACGGCGAAGGGCTGGTCAACGTGGCGGTCTATCCCGACGATCCGCGCCAGTTCCTGGTCAAGGGCGGAACGATCAAGAACAACCGCTTCAACGCCTCCGCGCCGGTGACGCGCGCCTGCGTGTTCGTGCCCAAGCCCGGGGTCTATGCCATCGCGGTCTACCACGATCAGGATGCGAGCCGGAAACTGAACCGGTCGGGCCTGGGACTGCCGACCGAAGGCTATGGCTTTTCCAACAACCCGGCGACCCTGGCCGGCCTGCCCGCGTTCCGCTCGGTCCGCCTGAACGTGCCCAAGGCCGGGCTGACCACGCACATCCGGATGAAGTATCCCTAA
- the rpe gene encoding ribulose-phosphate 3-epimerase, giving the protein MATPLIAPSILSADFARLGEEVRAIDAAGCDWIHIDVMDGHFVPNLTIGPGVVKALRPHTAKPFDVHLMISPVDGFLQAFADAGADVITVHPEAGPHTHRTVQAIHALGKKAGVSLNPATPAKMLDYLIDDVDLVLIMSVNPGFGGQSFIASQLRKIEAVRKMIDKTGRDIRLEVDGGIDTVTAPQAVAAGADVLVAGTATFRGGPDCYAANIAALKTGA; this is encoded by the coding sequence ATGGCCACCCCGCTCATCGCCCCCTCGATCCTCTCGGCCGATTTCGCGCGGCTGGGCGAGGAAGTGCGCGCGATCGACGCCGCCGGGTGCGACTGGATCCACATCGACGTGATGGACGGGCACTTCGTCCCCAACCTCACCATCGGTCCGGGCGTGGTCAAGGCGTTGCGCCCGCATACCGCCAAGCCGTTCGACGTCCACCTGATGATCTCGCCGGTCGACGGCTTCCTTCAGGCATTCGCCGACGCCGGGGCTGACGTCATCACCGTCCATCCCGAGGCCGGGCCGCACACCCACCGCACCGTCCAGGCGATCCATGCGTTGGGCAAGAAGGCGGGGGTCTCGCTCAACCCCGCGACCCCGGCCAAGATGCTCGACTACCTGATCGACGACGTCGATCTGGTCCTGATCATGAGCGTCAACCCCGGGTTCGGCGGGCAAAGCTTCATCGCCAGCCAGCTCCGCAAGATCGAGGCGGTGCGCAAGATGATCGACAAGACCGGGCGCGATATCCGGCTCGAGGTCGATGGTGGGATCGATACCGTCACCGCCCCCCAGGCCGTCGCCGCGGGGGCCGACGTGCTGGTCGCCGGAACCGCGACCTTCCGCGGCGGGCCGGATTGCTACGCCGCCAATATCGCCGCGCTCAAGACGGGCGCCTGA
- a CDS encoding heparinase II/III family protein, translating to MAERGELGLLPRQAGDEKPDTPAPALPLTASGSGDAAYITNATAADRVIEPGRALALADFAPPSLGAGERLVRLAYRLGVPGGVLRSPFRKAPRARLLATVENPLPGQRAAGTALRAGWLAVCGGRLALGDLDYASKTITPPFERALHGFRWLDDLAASGPRETGTAIAERLLADWLEAHPRPGKGVAWSVGNTGQRLLAWLIHAPLILSGHDKAFRGQVLAALDGTARWLDRHVGKAEDRLGEVAGWCAIVAAGLLLPEGKPRRLYGEAGLLRAMGELIGDDGGVLSRSPLAQIEAIELLVRLSACYRATRRDPPEAIPAMLALLVPPLLGLLHGDGGLSNWQGAGGIEAARIDALVAASGVRARPLREARQWGYQRASAGPPRTATVLVFDAAPPPLARHARHGCASTLAFELSAGKQRLVVNCGGAAFAGGAIPVRLAQGLRATAAHSTLALDDTNSTAVLINGRLGAGVDEVEVERRQVVADAGRRGATRIEAAHDGYAPRFGLTHRRILLLRDDGGELVGEDQLVPSGRRGKRGKVGFAIRFHLAPGVEPYLSEDGRGVALALPDGSHWQFRSGARDDGVGVALDDSLWVDGQGRPQATKQLVISGMVSRGGGSFPWVFKRMRDV from the coding sequence ATGGCGGAGCGCGGCGAACTCGGTCTGCTGCCCCGCCAGGCCGGTGACGAAAAGCCCGATACGCCCGCACCAGCACTGCCCTTGACCGCATCGGGCAGCGGCGACGCGGCGTACATCACCAATGCTACGGCGGCGGATCGCGTGATCGAGCCGGGCCGCGCACTGGCGCTGGCCGATTTCGCCCCGCCCTCGCTGGGCGCGGGCGAGCGGCTGGTGCGTCTCGCCTATCGCCTGGGCGTTCCGGGCGGGGTCTTGCGCTCGCCGTTCCGCAAGGCGCCCCGGGCGCGGCTGCTGGCGACGGTCGAGAACCCGCTTCCCGGCCAGCGCGCCGCGGGAACCGCGCTGCGCGCCGGGTGGCTGGCGGTGTGCGGCGGACGGCTGGCGCTGGGCGATCTCGACTACGCCAGCAAGACCATCACCCCCCCGTTCGAGCGCGCGCTCCACGGGTTCCGCTGGCTCGATGATCTGGCCGCCAGCGGTCCACGCGAAACCGGCACGGCGATCGCCGAACGGCTGCTGGCGGACTGGCTCGAAGCCCATCCCCGCCCGGGCAAGGGCGTTGCGTGGAGCGTGGGCAACACCGGGCAGCGCCTGCTCGCCTGGCTGATCCACGCCCCGCTGATCCTGTCGGGCCACGACAAGGCGTTTCGCGGACAGGTGCTCGCCGCGCTCGACGGGACGGCGCGCTGGCTCGATCGCCATGTCGGCAAGGCGGAGGACCGCCTGGGCGAGGTAGCCGGATGGTGCGCCATCGTCGCCGCCGGGTTGCTCCTGCCCGAAGGCAAGCCGCGGCGGCTCTATGGCGAGGCCGGACTGCTGCGCGCGATGGGGGAGCTGATCGGCGACGACGGCGGGGTCCTGTCGCGCAGCCCGCTCGCCCAGATCGAGGCGATCGAGCTTCTGGTGCGCCTGTCGGCCTGCTATCGGGCGACCCGCCGCGATCCGCCCGAGGCGATCCCGGCAATGCTGGCGCTGCTGGTTCCGCCGCTGCTCGGCCTGCTCCACGGCGACGGCGGCTTGAGCAACTGGCAGGGCGCCGGCGGCATCGAGGCGGCGCGGATCGACGCGTTGGTCGCCGCCAGCGGGGTCCGCGCCCGCCCGCTGCGCGAGGCGCGGCAATGGGGCTATCAGCGCGCGAGCGCCGGCCCGCCGCGCACCGCCACGGTGCTGGTGTTCGACGCCGCTCCGCCGCCGCTCGCGCGCCATGCCCGCCACGGTTGCGCCTCGACCCTGGCGTTCGAGCTGTCGGCGGGCAAGCAGCGGCTGGTGGTCAACTGCGGCGGCGCGGCGTTCGCCGGGGGCGCGATCCCGGTGCGGCTGGCGCAAGGCCTGCGCGCCACCGCCGCGCACTCGACGCTGGCGCTGGACGACACCAATTCCACCGCGGTGCTGATCAACGGGCGCCTGGGCGCGGGGGTCGACGAGGTCGAGGTCGAGCGCCGCCAGGTCGTGGCCGACGCCGGCCGCCGCGGCGCCACCCGGATCGAGGCCGCACACGACGGTTACGCCCCGCGCTTCGGGCTGACGCATCGCCGCATCCTGCTGTTGCGCGACGACGGCGGCGAACTGGTCGGCGAGGACCAGCTCGTGCCCAGCGGCCGCCGGGGCAAGCGCGGCAAGGTGGGCTTCGCGATCCGCTTCCACCTCGCCCCGGGGGTCGAGCCGTATCTGTCGGAGGACGGCCGCGGGGTGGCGCTCGCGCTGCCCGACGGCAGCCACTGGCAGTTCCGCAGCGGTGCCAGGGACGACGGCGTCGGCGTCGCACTCGACGACAGCCTGTGGGTCGATGGCCAGGGCCGCCCGCAGGCGACCAAGCAGCTCGTGATCTCGGGCATGGTGTCGCGCGGCGGCGGCAGTTTCCCGTGGGTGTTCAAGCGGATGAGGGACGTTTGA
- the purH gene encoding bifunctional phosphoribosylaminoimidazolecarboxamide formyltransferase/IMP cyclohydrolase, whose amino-acid sequence MTEVTVRRALLSVSDKTGLAELGQALAARGVELVSTGGTARALRDAGLSVRDISDLTGFPEMMDGRVKTLHPMVHGGLLAVRDDPAHAAAMADHAIGAIDLVVVNLYPFEATVMRGADRDTIIENIDIGGPSMVRSAAKNHRYVTILTDAADYPALLAELDATGGATTLAFRKRMAARAFSATAAYDAMISQWFAFADQQQLFPEMLAVNGKRVSELRYGENPHQRAALYTPVGPHGKGIAQAEQVQGKELSYNNYADADAALELAAEFRGQDPAVVIVKHANPCGVAQGASLIEAWQAALACDDVSAFGGIVAVNRPLDGATAEAICAIFTEVVVAPAADEAARAIFARKKNLRLLLTGDLPDPRRGGLTIKPITGGLLVQSRDNGAISASDLKIVTRRAPTEQELKDCLFAWTVARHVKSNAIVYAKDGVTAGIGAGQMNRRDSSRIAAMKAAEAAEKFGWAQSRTVGSAVASDAFFPFADGLLAAAEAGATAVIQPGGSIRDEEVVAAADEAGLAMVFTGMRHFRH is encoded by the coding sequence GTGACTGAGGTAACCGTTCGCCGGGCATTGCTTTCGGTCTCGGACAAGACCGGGCTGGCCGAACTGGGCCAGGCCCTGGCGGCGCGCGGGGTGGAGCTCGTGTCCACCGGCGGGACGGCCAGGGCGCTGCGCGACGCCGGCCTGAGCGTGCGCGACATCTCCGATCTGACCGGGTTTCCCGAGATGATGGACGGGCGGGTCAAGACGCTCCACCCGATGGTCCACGGCGGGCTGCTGGCGGTGCGCGACGATCCCGCGCACGCCGCGGCGATGGCCGACCACGCGATCGGCGCGATCGACCTGGTGGTGGTCAACCTCTATCCGTTCGAGGCGACCGTGATGCGCGGCGCGGATCGCGACACGATCATCGAGAACATCGACATCGGCGGGCCCAGTATGGTTCGTTCGGCGGCGAAAAATCACCGGTATGTCACTATTCTGACCGACGCCGCCGACTATCCCGCGCTGCTCGCCGAACTCGACGCGACCGGAGGCGCGACCACGCTCGCGTTCCGCAAGCGAATGGCCGCGCGGGCGTTTTCGGCGACCGCCGCCTACGACGCGATGATCAGCCAATGGTTCGCCTTCGCCGATCAGCAGCAGCTGTTCCCCGAGATGCTCGCCGTCAACGGCAAGCGGGTGAGCGAACTGCGCTATGGCGAAAACCCCCACCAGCGCGCCGCGCTCTACACGCCCGTGGGCCCGCACGGCAAAGGCATCGCCCAGGCCGAACAGGTCCAGGGCAAGGAGCTCAGCTACAACAACTACGCCGACGCCGACGCCGCCCTCGAACTCGCCGCCGAATTTCGCGGGCAGGACCCGGCGGTGGTCATCGTCAAGCACGCCAACCCGTGCGGCGTGGCGCAAGGCGCGTCGCTGATCGAGGCATGGCAGGCGGCGCTGGCCTGCGACGACGTCTCCGCGTTCGGCGGGATCGTCGCGGTCAACCGCCCGCTCGACGGCGCAACGGCGGAAGCGATCTGCGCGATCTTCACCGAGGTGGTGGTCGCGCCCGCCGCCGACGAGGCCGCGCGCGCGATCTTCGCGAGGAAGAAGAACCTGCGCCTGCTGCTGACCGGCGACCTGCCCGATCCGCGCCGCGGCGGGCTGACGATCAAGCCGATCACCGGCGGGCTGCTCGTCCAGAGCCGTGACAACGGCGCGATTTCGGCGAGCGACCTCAAGATCGTGACCAGGCGCGCGCCGACCGAGCAGGAACTAAAAGACTGCCTGTTCGCCTGGACCGTCGCCCGCCACGTCAAGTCGAACGCGATCGTCTATGCCAAGGACGGCGTCACCGCCGGGATCGGCGCGGGCCAGATGAACCGCCGCGACAGTTCGCGGATCGCGGCGATGAAGGCTGCGGAGGCCGCGGAGAAATTCGGCTGGGCGCAATCGCGCACGGTCGGCTCGGCGGTCGCCAGCGACGCCTTCTTTCCCTTCGCCGACGGCCTGCTCGCCGCTGCCGAAGCGGGCGCGACCGCGGTGATCCAGCCCGGCGGCTCGATCCGCGACGAGGAAGTCGTCGCGGCGGCGGACGAAGCGGGTCTGGCGATGGTCTTCACCGGAATGCGCCACTTCCGGCATTAG
- a CDS encoding complex I NDUFA9 subunit family protein has product MAGTDGNLDGKLVVLIGGSGFVGAHLAQALLKRGCRLRILSRHPERAFRLRALANLGQVQFVRGDVTRPASLAAALDGAHGVVNLVGAFAGNLDALQGQGAGRIAALASEAGVQAFVHVSALGSDAASPVDYNRTKAEGEAAVRAAFPGVTIVRPSVLFGEDDAFLNLFAGLIAKLPALPVFGPKAQLQPLNVDDAAEGIANALADPARHGGKAYDIAGPEPIAMLDLNRRIAAAQRRDPLLIALPDVVSGAFAAATEWLPGAPLSSDQWALLKAGNVLHGENGLAALGVTPRPLSLFLDRWMVRYRKHGRFGAKAAAR; this is encoded by the coding sequence ATGGCTGGGACGGACGGAAACCTCGACGGCAAGCTCGTCGTCCTGATCGGCGGAAGCGGCTTCGTCGGCGCGCACCTGGCGCAGGCGCTGCTCAAGCGGGGATGCCGCCTGCGGATCCTCAGCCGTCATCCCGAGCGCGCGTTCCGCCTGCGCGCGCTCGCCAACCTGGGCCAGGTCCAGTTCGTGCGCGGCGACGTGACCCGGCCTGCAAGCCTGGCGGCGGCGCTGGACGGCGCGCACGGGGTGGTCAATCTGGTCGGCGCGTTCGCAGGCAATCTCGATGCTCTGCAGGGGCAAGGCGCGGGGCGGATCGCGGCGCTCGCCAGCGAGGCCGGGGTGCAGGCATTCGTCCACGTTTCGGCGCTTGGATCCGACGCGGCGTCGCCGGTCGACTACAACCGGACCAAGGCCGAAGGCGAAGCGGCGGTCCGGGCAGCGTTCCCCGGCGTGACGATCGTGCGGCCATCGGTGCTGTTCGGCGAAGACGACGCGTTCTTGAACCTGTTCGCCGGACTGATCGCGAAGCTGCCGGCGCTGCCGGTGTTCGGGCCGAAAGCACAGCTCCAGCCGCTCAATGTCGACGACGCCGCCGAGGGAATCGCCAACGCGCTCGCCGATCCCGCGCGCCACGGCGGCAAGGCCTATGACATCGCCGGACCCGAGCCGATCGCGATGCTCGACCTGAACCGCCGGATCGCCGCGGCGCAGCGCCGCGACCCGCTGCTCATCGCGCTGCCCGACGTGGTTTCGGGCGCGTTCGCGGCGGCGACCGAATGGCTGCCGGGCGCGCCGCTGTCGAGCGACCAGTGGGCGCTGCTCAAGGCCGGCAACGTGCTCCACGGTGAGAACGGGCTGGCCGCGCTGGGGGTGACCCCGCGCCCGCTCAGCCTGTTCCTCGACCGGTGGATGGTGCGCTATCGCAAGCACGGCCGGTTCGGGGCGAAGGCGGCCGCGAGGTAG
- a CDS encoding cation diffusion facilitator family transporter, translating into MASGSPRTIFIALGANVAIAVAKFTAAGLTGSSAMLTEGVHSLVDSTNQVLLLYGRRRAGRPADAEHPFGYGRELYFWSFVVAILVFALGAGVSVYEGVLHILDPEPATSPVIAFAVLAIAAALEGWSTVAALADFNALRQGTIWQEIRSTKDAPTLVLLLENSGALIGLVLAAVGLGLSLVTGNPFWDGLASVLIGLVLGVLAVLLLYEAKGLLIGEAADPQVVAAIGRCAGAHDGIVAVHEVLTLHSSPDMVTVIISADFDDGISAGAVEAIVADIERQVAESFPIVARVYVRPQGRRQVA; encoded by the coding sequence ATGGCATCCGGATCGCCGCGAACGATCTTCATCGCGCTGGGCGCCAACGTCGCGATCGCGGTGGCCAAGTTCACCGCCGCGGGGCTGACCGGATCGTCGGCGATGCTGACCGAGGGCGTCCACAGCCTGGTTGATTCGACCAACCAGGTGCTGCTCCTGTACGGCCGCCGCCGCGCCGGCCGCCCCGCCGATGCCGAGCATCCGTTCGGCTATGGCCGCGAGCTGTATTTCTGGAGCTTCGTCGTCGCGATCCTGGTGTTCGCGCTGGGCGCGGGGGTTTCGGTTTACGAAGGCGTGCTCCACATCCTCGATCCCGAACCTGCGACCAGCCCGGTGATCGCGTTCGCCGTGCTGGCCATCGCCGCCGCGCTGGAAGGTTGGTCGACGGTGGCCGCGCTGGCCGATTTCAACGCCTTGCGCCAAGGCACCATCTGGCAGGAAATCCGCTCGACCAAGGATGCGCCGACGCTGGTCCTGCTGCTCGAGAATTCGGGCGCACTGATCGGCCTGGTTCTCGCCGCGGTGGGATTGGGGCTGAGCCTGGTCACCGGCAATCCCTTCTGGGACGGGCTCGCCTCGGTGCTGATCGGGCTGGTCCTGGGCGTGCTGGCGGTGCTCCTCCTCTACGAAGCCAAGGGGCTGTTGATCGGCGAGGCGGCGGACCCGCAAGTCGTCGCCGCGATCGGCCGCTGCGCGGGGGCCCACGACGGCATCGTTGCGGTCCACGAGGTGCTGACCCTGCACTCCTCGCCCGATATGGTCACGGTGATCATCAGCGCCGATTTCGACGACGGGATCAGCGCGGGCGCGGTCGAAGCGATCGTTGCCGACATCGAGCGTCAGGTGGCTGAGAGCTTTCCGATCGTGGCGCGGGTCTATGTCCGGCCACAGGGCCGACGGCAGGTCGCCTGA
- a CDS encoding GNAT family N-acetyltransferase yields the protein MHDPHALILRAGTVDDAVALAKLGRDSFDAKFGHMYRPEDSAAFLSEQHSTEVVAGQLVDPLYRVMLATRDGALAGYCKLVLACGWPEHARGARAIELKQLYTAPGATGGGIGAALMDWALAEARGFGADEVQLSVWSGNTGAQRFYERYGFAKAADIHFWVGKQRDEEFLFARMI from the coding sequence ATGCATGACCCGCACGCTTTGATCCTCCGCGCAGGCACGGTGGACGATGCCGTCGCGCTCGCCAAGCTGGGCCGCGACAGCTTCGACGCGAAATTCGGGCACATGTATCGGCCCGAGGATTCAGCGGCATTCCTGTCCGAGCAGCACTCGACCGAGGTCGTCGCCGGACAACTCGTCGACCCGCTCTATCGCGTGATGCTCGCAACCCGCGACGGCGCGCTTGCGGGCTATTGCAAGCTGGTGCTGGCCTGCGGCTGGCCCGAGCATGCCCGCGGCGCCCGCGCGATCGAGCTCAAGCAACTCTACACCGCACCCGGCGCGACCGGCGGCGGAATCGGCGCGGCGCTGATGGACTGGGCGCTGGCCGAGGCCCGGGGGTTCGGGGCCGACGAGGTCCAGCTATCGGTGTGGAGCGGAAATACCGGAGCGCAACGCTTCTACGAGCGTTATGGCTTCGCGAAGGCCGCCGACATCCATTTCTGGGTGGGCAAGCAGCGCGACGAAGAATTCCTCTTCGCCAGGATGATCTGA
- a CDS encoding GNAT family N-acetyltransferase → MAGLRIVADDLSGEAIGRLIAFHLNDMRRWSPPESVHAMPRERLARPDISFFSAWRGDALAGCGALKQLEPDHGELKSMRVDPAFLRQGVGQAILLHLIEEARRRGYSRLSLETGKPIEFQAARALYAKHGFSPCPPFGAYLDDGFSLCMTRTL, encoded by the coding sequence ATGGCAGGGCTGCGGATCGTTGCGGACGACCTTTCGGGCGAAGCGATCGGCCGCCTGATCGCGTTCCATCTGAATGACATGCGCCGCTGGTCACCGCCCGAAAGCGTCCATGCGATGCCGCGTGAACGCCTGGCTCGGCCAGACATATCCTTTTTCTCGGCTTGGCGCGGCGACGCGCTGGCCGGATGCGGCGCGCTCAAACAGCTCGAACCCGATCATGGCGAACTCAAATCGATGCGGGTTGATCCCGCGTTCCTGCGCCAGGGCGTCGGGCAGGCGATCCTGCTGCATTTGATCGAAGAGGCGCGCAGGCGCGGTTATTCCCGCCTCAGCCTGGAGACGGGCAAGCCGATTGAATTCCAGGCCGCGCGAGCGCTCTATGCCAAACACGGCTTCTCGCCATGTCCGCCGTTCGGCGCCTATCTCGACGATGGATTCAGCCTATGCATGACCCGCACGCTTTGA
- a CDS encoding PilZ domain-containing protein: protein MDLIDHPLPEAKAPAARFVERRSMRRAACPIDVTVRQRGRFAVAAATADLTPYGARLAGAGPFEPDTEMWLRMPGIESQTVRVVWSEGGTTGVAFAQPLHTAVFARFLPAESRVTLVAAPEVPLTMPAEIAKLPRREQIVRGFGAMQEGPQRHLKKAIGGGLAGVIRRSVVRHVEHRCEERFADTLRTGPMRLTVAETPAQIRNVSASGLKVAATLKADVGTKVAVTFDGFDTMMARVVWRRAEEAGLSLPPDSLEVGDA from the coding sequence ATGGACTTGATCGACCACCCGCTCCCCGAAGCAAAGGCTCCAGCTGCGCGGTTCGTCGAACGCCGGTCGATGCGCCGCGCGGCCTGCCCGATCGACGTCACCGTGCGTCAGCGAGGACGCTTCGCCGTCGCCGCGGCCACCGCCGATCTTACCCCTTACGGCGCACGGCTGGCGGGCGCCGGGCCGTTCGAGCCCGACACCGAAATGTGGCTGAGGATGCCCGGGATCGAGAGCCAGACCGTTCGCGTGGTGTGGTCCGAAGGCGGGACCACCGGGGTTGCCTTCGCCCAGCCACTGCACACCGCAGTGTTCGCCCGGTTCCTTCCTGCCGAAAGCCGCGTGACGCTGGTCGCCGCGCCCGAGGTACCGCTCACGATGCCCGCCGAGATCGCCAAGCTGCCCCGCCGCGAACAGATCGTCCGCGGTTTCGGCGCGATGCAGGAGGGCCCCCAGCGGCATCTCAAGAAGGCGATCGGCGGGGGTCTGGCGGGCGTCATCCGCCGTTCGGTGGTCCGCCATGTGGAGCATCGCTGCGAAGAGCGTTTCGCTGATACCCTGCGTACCGGGCCAATGCGGCTGACCGTCGCCGAAACCCCGGCGCAAATCCGCAACGTCTCGGCCAGTGGGCTGAAGGTCGCCGCGACTCTCAAGGCCGATGTCGGCACGAAAGTAGCGGTGACGTTCGATGGCTTCGACACGATGATGGCCAGGGTCGTCTGGCGCCGCGCAGAGGAAGCCGGCCTGAGTCTGCCCCCCGACTCGCTCGAAGTCGGAGACGCCTGA